The Aphis gossypii isolate Hap1 chromosome 3, ASM2018417v2, whole genome shotgun sequence genome includes a region encoding these proteins:
- the LOC114125424 gene encoding pickpocket protein 28-like isoform X3 — protein MKFVKPNWFLEYCEKTTSPCMKYFSTKHRSLIEKSFWILIFVLMISITLKALSVLVNVWINHPIVMFIENTESPIQEIPFPSIVICPSSQIRKSVWEKHMNTNSTYWNNLKIYRDKTCTANAYTQRSEHNFIEYVDYDIIKNSLQDSGISCAEIFQSDSKWQNTTLKNVCEYIQPIIGIFGLCYTINMMPLNQMLKDMYYQRYSDFFSKNITYVDTGKSNWNLENGYSFYTNQHDTIVDVTPARTNGVSYNHRLRLMLHNLDDEFLGCTNLGIGNGRFLITFSNPAEYYSLTPRKFITPDTYTKIQITPFVKKINSDLMWRSLEIRQCYLQDERQLSIFQQYTELNCNRECEINKTISMCGCVMFEGAFLGPNNIKICGPAKRNCEQDAIQSTKLPENQYECNCLPTCSMIEYEVVDTSHFDDWNYLKLTNLVTNNSRGATIEFVFKKPYFTAYTSSSILNLKSLIKS, from the exons aTGAAGTTTGTTAAACCCAATTGGTTTCTTGAGTATTGCGAAAAAACCACATCACCCTGTATGAAGTATTTTTCAACGAAACATAGATCACTTATTGAGAA gtcGTTTTGGATTCTTATATTCGTTCTTATGATATCAATAACACTTAAAGCGCTGAGCGTTTTGGTAAATGTTTGGATTAATCATCCAATAGtaatgtttattgaaaatacagaATCGCCAATTCAAGAAATACCCTTTCCGTCGATCGTGATTTGCCCATCGAGTCAAATTCGAAAATCCGTTTGGGAGAAACATATGAACACGAACAGTACTTATTG gaataatcttaaaatatatagggaTAAGACATGTACTGCTAATGCGTATACTCAAAGATCAGAACACAATTTCATAGAATATGttgattatgatataataaagaatagtTTGCAA gaTTCTGGGATTAGCTGTGCAGAAATATTTCAGTCTGATAGTAAATGGCAGAATACAACGTTGAAAAATGTTTGCGAATATATTCAACCAATAATAGGCATATTTGgattatgttatacaattaaCATGATGCCATTAAATCAAATGCTTAAAGATATGTATTATCAGAg atattctgattttttctcaaaaaatattacgtatgTTGATACTGGAAAATCAAATTGGAATTTAGAAAATGGATACTCATTTTATACGAACCAACATGATACTATTGTTGACGTGACTCCTGCTCGAACGAATGGTGTTAGTTATAACCATCGTTTAAGACTGATGCTACACAATTTGGATGACGAATTTTTGGGTTGTACTAACCTGGGTATTGGAAATGGTAGATTTTTG ATTACGTTTTCTAATCCAGctgaatattattcattaactcctagaaaatttattacaccagatacatacacaaaaatacaaatcactCCGttcgtgaaaaaaattaattctgacTTAATGTGGCGTTCACTGGAAATCAGACAATGTTATTTGCAAGACGAAAGACAGCTATCcatttttcaacaatacaCTGAATTAAATTGTAACCGTGAAtgtgaaataaacaaaactatttcCATGTGTGGCTGTGTAATGTTCGAGGGagcat ttttaggaccaaataacattaaaatatgtggcCCAGCAAAAAGAAATTGTGAACAGGATGCTATac aatcgACCAAGTTGCCGGAAAATCAATATGAGTGTAATTGCTTGCCAACATGTTCCATGATCGAATATGAAGTAGTAGATACCTCTCATTTTGACGATtggaattatttgaaattaacaaatttagtaACAAATAA TTCTAGAGGTGCTACGattgaatttgttttcaaaaaacctTATTTTACAGCGTATACATCCTCATCGATATTAAACCTGAAATCACTAATTA AGTCCTAA
- the LOC114125424 gene encoding pickpocket protein 28-like isoform X4, with protein MISITLKALSVLVNVWINHPIVMFIENTESPIQEIPFPSIVICPSSQIRKSVWEKHMNTNSTYWNNLKIYRDKTCTANAYTQRSEHNFIEYVDYDIIKNSLQDSGISCAEIFQSDSKWQNTTLKNVCEYIQPIIGIFGLCYTINMMPLNQMLKDMYYQRYSDFFSKNITYVDTGKSNWNLENGYSFYTNQHDTIVDVTPARTNGVSYNHRLRLMLHNLDDEFLGCTNLGIGNGRFLITFSNPAEYYSLTPRKFITPDTYTKIQITPFVKKINSDLMWRSLEIRQCYLQDERQLSIFQQYTELNCNRECEINKTISMCGCVMFEGAFLGPNNIKICGPAKRNCEQDAIQSTKLPENQYECNCLPTCSMIEYEVVDTSHFDDWNYLKLTNLVTNNSRGATIEFVFKKPYFTAYTSSSILNLKSLISNIGGLLSLFLGINLVNIFEILFVLMKIINNYIICLFFTTSNM; from the exons ATGATATCAATAACACTTAAAGCGCTGAGCGTTTTGGTAAATGTTTGGATTAATCATCCAATAGtaatgtttattgaaaatacagaATCGCCAATTCAAGAAATACCCTTTCCGTCGATCGTGATTTGCCCATCGAGTCAAATTCGAAAATCCGTTTGGGAGAAACATATGAACACGAACAGTACTTATTG gaataatcttaaaatatatagggaTAAGACATGTACTGCTAATGCGTATACTCAAAGATCAGAACACAATTTCATAGAATATGttgattatgatataataaagaatagtTTGCAA gaTTCTGGGATTAGCTGTGCAGAAATATTTCAGTCTGATAGTAAATGGCAGAATACAACGTTGAAAAATGTTTGCGAATATATTCAACCAATAATAGGCATATTTGgattatgttatacaattaaCATGATGCCATTAAATCAAATGCTTAAAGATATGTATTATCAGAg atattctgattttttctcaaaaaatattacgtatgTTGATACTGGAAAATCAAATTGGAATTTAGAAAATGGATACTCATTTTATACGAACCAACATGATACTATTGTTGACGTGACTCCTGCTCGAACGAATGGTGTTAGTTATAACCATCGTTTAAGACTGATGCTACACAATTTGGATGACGAATTTTTGGGTTGTACTAACCTGGGTATTGGAAATGGTAGATTTTTG ATTACGTTTTCTAATCCAGctgaatattattcattaactcctagaaaatttattacaccagatacatacacaaaaatacaaatcactCCGttcgtgaaaaaaattaattctgacTTAATGTGGCGTTCACTGGAAATCAGACAATGTTATTTGCAAGACGAAAGACAGCTATCcatttttcaacaatacaCTGAATTAAATTGTAACCGTGAAtgtgaaataaacaaaactatttcCATGTGTGGCTGTGTAATGTTCGAGGGagcat ttttaggaccaaataacattaaaatatgtggcCCAGCAAAAAGAAATTGTGAACAGGATGCTATac aatcgACCAAGTTGCCGGAAAATCAATATGAGTGTAATTGCTTGCCAACATGTTCCATGATCGAATATGAAGTAGTAGATACCTCTCATTTTGACGATtggaattatttgaaattaacaaatttagtaACAAATAA TTCTAGAGGTGCTACGattgaatttgttttcaaaaaacctTATTTTACAGCGTATACATCCTCATCGATATTAAACCTGAAATCACTAATTA GTAACATTGGAggattattaagtttatttttgggaataaatttagttaacatttttgaaatactatttgttttaatgaaaattatcaataattatattatttgtttattttttactacatcAAACATGTAG
- the LOC114125424 gene encoding pickpocket protein 28-like isoform X1, whose protein sequence is MKFVKPNWFLEYCEKTTSPCMKYFSTKHRSLIEKSFWILIFVLMISITLKALSVLVNVWINHPIVMFIENTESPIQEIPFPSIVICPSSQIRKSVWEKHMNTNSTYWNNLKIYRDKTCTANAYTQRSEHNFIEYVDYDIIKNSLQDSGISCAEIFQSDSKWQNTTLKNVCEYIQPIIGIFGLCYTINMMPLNQMLKDMYYQRYSDFFSKNITYVDTGKSNWNLENGYSFYTNQHDTIVDVTPARTNGVSYNHRLRLMLHNLDDEFLGCTNLGIGNGRFLITFSNPAEYYSLTPRKFITPDTYTKIQITPFVKKINSDLMWRSLEIRQCYLQDERQLSIFQQYTELNCNRECEINKTISMCGCVMFEGAFLGPNNIKICGPAKRNCEQDAIQSTKLPENQYECNCLPTCSMIEYEVVDTSHFDDWNYLKLTNLVTNNSRGATIEFVFKKPYFTAYTSSSILNLKSLISNIGGLLSLFLGINLVNIFEILFVLMKIINNYIICLFFTTSNM, encoded by the exons aTGAAGTTTGTTAAACCCAATTGGTTTCTTGAGTATTGCGAAAAAACCACATCACCCTGTATGAAGTATTTTTCAACGAAACATAGATCACTTATTGAGAA gtcGTTTTGGATTCTTATATTCGTTCTTATGATATCAATAACACTTAAAGCGCTGAGCGTTTTGGTAAATGTTTGGATTAATCATCCAATAGtaatgtttattgaaaatacagaATCGCCAATTCAAGAAATACCCTTTCCGTCGATCGTGATTTGCCCATCGAGTCAAATTCGAAAATCCGTTTGGGAGAAACATATGAACACGAACAGTACTTATTG gaataatcttaaaatatatagggaTAAGACATGTACTGCTAATGCGTATACTCAAAGATCAGAACACAATTTCATAGAATATGttgattatgatataataaagaatagtTTGCAA gaTTCTGGGATTAGCTGTGCAGAAATATTTCAGTCTGATAGTAAATGGCAGAATACAACGTTGAAAAATGTTTGCGAATATATTCAACCAATAATAGGCATATTTGgattatgttatacaattaaCATGATGCCATTAAATCAAATGCTTAAAGATATGTATTATCAGAg atattctgattttttctcaaaaaatattacgtatgTTGATACTGGAAAATCAAATTGGAATTTAGAAAATGGATACTCATTTTATACGAACCAACATGATACTATTGTTGACGTGACTCCTGCTCGAACGAATGGTGTTAGTTATAACCATCGTTTAAGACTGATGCTACACAATTTGGATGACGAATTTTTGGGTTGTACTAACCTGGGTATTGGAAATGGTAGATTTTTG ATTACGTTTTCTAATCCAGctgaatattattcattaactcctagaaaatttattacaccagatacatacacaaaaatacaaatcactCCGttcgtgaaaaaaattaattctgacTTAATGTGGCGTTCACTGGAAATCAGACAATGTTATTTGCAAGACGAAAGACAGCTATCcatttttcaacaatacaCTGAATTAAATTGTAACCGTGAAtgtgaaataaacaaaactatttcCATGTGTGGCTGTGTAATGTTCGAGGGagcat ttttaggaccaaataacattaaaatatgtggcCCAGCAAAAAGAAATTGTGAACAGGATGCTATac aatcgACCAAGTTGCCGGAAAATCAATATGAGTGTAATTGCTTGCCAACATGTTCCATGATCGAATATGAAGTAGTAGATACCTCTCATTTTGACGATtggaattatttgaaattaacaaatttagtaACAAATAA TTCTAGAGGTGCTACGattgaatttgttttcaaaaaacctTATTTTACAGCGTATACATCCTCATCGATATTAAACCTGAAATCACTAATTA GTAACATTGGAggattattaagtttatttttgggaataaatttagttaacatttttgaaatactatttgttttaatgaaaattatcaataattatattatttgtttattttttactacatcAAACATGTAG
- the LOC114125424 gene encoding pickpocket protein 28-like isoform X2: MKFVKPNWFLEYCEKTTSPCMKYFSTKHRSLIEKSFWILIFVLMISITLKALSVLVNVWINHPIVMFIENTESPIQEIPFPSIVICPSSQIRKSVWEKHMNTNSTYWNNLKIYRDKTCTANAYTQRSEHNFIEYVDYDIIKNSLQDSGISCAEIFQSDSKWQNTTLKNVCEYIQPIIGIFGLCYTINMMPLNQMLKDMYYQRYSDFFSKNITYVDTGKSNWNLENGYSFYTNQHDTIVDVTPARTNGVSYNHRLRLMLHNLDDEFLGCTNLGIGNGRFLITFSNPAEYYSLTPRKFITPDTYTKIQITPFVKKINSDLMWRSLEIRQCYLQDERQLSIFQQYTELNCNRECEINKTISMCGCVMFEGAFLGPNNIKICGPAKRNCEQDAIQSTKLPENQYECNCLPTCSMIEYEVVDTSHFDDWNYLKLTNLVTNNSRGATIEFVFKKPYFTAYTSSSILNLKSLINERQQQITIFILRCRNSYINTDRLNIRCNTFRFSINLDK, encoded by the exons aTGAAGTTTGTTAAACCCAATTGGTTTCTTGAGTATTGCGAAAAAACCACATCACCCTGTATGAAGTATTTTTCAACGAAACATAGATCACTTATTGAGAA gtcGTTTTGGATTCTTATATTCGTTCTTATGATATCAATAACACTTAAAGCGCTGAGCGTTTTGGTAAATGTTTGGATTAATCATCCAATAGtaatgtttattgaaaatacagaATCGCCAATTCAAGAAATACCCTTTCCGTCGATCGTGATTTGCCCATCGAGTCAAATTCGAAAATCCGTTTGGGAGAAACATATGAACACGAACAGTACTTATTG gaataatcttaaaatatatagggaTAAGACATGTACTGCTAATGCGTATACTCAAAGATCAGAACACAATTTCATAGAATATGttgattatgatataataaagaatagtTTGCAA gaTTCTGGGATTAGCTGTGCAGAAATATTTCAGTCTGATAGTAAATGGCAGAATACAACGTTGAAAAATGTTTGCGAATATATTCAACCAATAATAGGCATATTTGgattatgttatacaattaaCATGATGCCATTAAATCAAATGCTTAAAGATATGTATTATCAGAg atattctgattttttctcaaaaaatattacgtatgTTGATACTGGAAAATCAAATTGGAATTTAGAAAATGGATACTCATTTTATACGAACCAACATGATACTATTGTTGACGTGACTCCTGCTCGAACGAATGGTGTTAGTTATAACCATCGTTTAAGACTGATGCTACACAATTTGGATGACGAATTTTTGGGTTGTACTAACCTGGGTATTGGAAATGGTAGATTTTTG ATTACGTTTTCTAATCCAGctgaatattattcattaactcctagaaaatttattacaccagatacatacacaaaaatacaaatcactCCGttcgtgaaaaaaattaattctgacTTAATGTGGCGTTCACTGGAAATCAGACAATGTTATTTGCAAGACGAAAGACAGCTATCcatttttcaacaatacaCTGAATTAAATTGTAACCGTGAAtgtgaaataaacaaaactatttcCATGTGTGGCTGTGTAATGTTCGAGGGagcat ttttaggaccaaataacattaaaatatgtggcCCAGCAAAAAGAAATTGTGAACAGGATGCTATac aatcgACCAAGTTGCCGGAAAATCAATATGAGTGTAATTGCTTGCCAACATGTTCCATGATCGAATATGAAGTAGTAGATACCTCTCATTTTGACGATtggaattatttgaaattaacaaatttagtaACAAATAA TTCTAGAGGTGCTACGattgaatttgttttcaaaaaacctTATTTTACAGCGTATACATCCTCATCGATATTAAACCTGAAATCACTAATTA aCGAAAGACAGCagcaaattacaatatttattttgcgtTGCAGAAACTCGTACATAAATACCGATCGTCTAAATATACGTTGTAATACATTTAGATTTTCGATAAACctagacaaataa